Part of the Helicobacter bilis genome is shown below.
TAACAGAAATCAATATGGGTGGCACAGCCATTGGCACAGGGATAAACTCTCACCCAGACTATCCAAAAATCGTGCAAAAATATCTTTGCGAAGTTACAGGACACCCTTTCAAAACCGCTGATGATTTGATTGAAGCGACACAAGATACGGGTGCTTATGTGCAAGTAAGCGGCGTGCTAAAAAGAGTAGCGGTAAAACTCTCTAAGGTATGCAATGACTTGCGACTTTTAAGCTCTGGACCGCGTGCTGGGCTAAATGAAATCAATCTCCCTAAAATGCAGCCCGGAAGCTCTATTATGCCCGGAAAAGTAAATCCGGTAATTCCAGAAGTGGTGAATCAAGTGTGCTATGCAGTTATCGGTAATGATGTAACTGTAAGCTTTGCAAGTGAAGGCGGACAATTACAACTCAATGTATTTGAGCCAGTGATTGCTTATGGACTCTTTAACTCTATCTCTATGATGAGAAACGCAATGCTTACCCTTGCAAGTAAATGTGTAGATGGAATCACAGCAAATGAAAAAGTATGTAGTGATTTTGTGTATAACAGCATAGGTATCGTTACCGCACTGAATCCATATATCGGTTATGAAAACTCTGCGTCTATCGCTAAGGAATCTTTGCAAACAGGCAAGCCGGTGAAAGAAATCGCATTAGAAAGAAAACTTTTAAGTAAAGAGCAGTTAGATGAGATTTTCCAACCACAAAATATGCTTAATCCTCATATGAGTGCAGAAGATAAAGCGAAGTTTCAAAAAAATTCGCCATTTGCGTAAGTAGCTTGGGTTAGGTTTAGTGTTTATAGAATCTGGATTCTATTATGAGTGGGTGCAGGGTTTAGGGTGCAAAAATAAAACTTGGTTTTTTATTTTATTTTTTCTTTAAGGGGGAGGGGTTTGAATTGCGAAATCACCCCTCCCCCTTAAAAATCCCCCACCCGATAACGCTTTATAGGTTTGCGTTTCACGCGATTTTATTTTAACACGCTTAAGGGCGTACCTTAAGCGTAAATTACTTACAAGGCATTTGGAATTTGCACATAGATACCAAACAAGAAACATTGCGGAAGTATTTTTGAGTTAGAATCGGGGCTTTACGAGCCGAGTGCAAGGAGTTTATTAAACATAAATGACGAAGCACGAGGCGAAGTAATCGCCGATTCTAGCCAAAAAGACAACGCAGAAATACAAAACAAAGGATTACAATGGAAATGTTAGTGCTTATACTTCAAGTTGCCGTGCTGCTTGGAGCTATTTTTATCGGTATTCGGCTTGGTGGTATGGCGATAGGCTATGCCGGTGGATTTGGTGTCGTTGTGCTTTGTCTCTTTTTGGGTATGAAGCCCGGGGCTATTCCTTGGGATGTTATCCTTATCATTATGTCAGTTATTGCGGCGATTGCGGCAATGCAGCTTGCTGGTGGGCTAGACTATATGGTGCAGGTGGCTGAAAAGATTCTAAGAAAGAATCCAAAATACATTAACTACCTTGCCCCCACCGTTACCTACTTTTTGACATTTTTAGCAGGGACTGGACATACCGCATTTTCTATGATACCTGTGATTGTGGAAGTGGCAAAGGAGCAAAATATTAAGCCCTCCGCCCCCCTTTCAATCGCTGTTGTCTCTAGTCAAATCGCCATTGCCGCAAGTCCTGTGAGTGCGGCGGTGGTGTATATGACCGGCGAATTAGAGCGTTTTGGCTGGAGCTATCCTACTTTGCTTTTAGTGTGGCTTATCACAACTTTTAGTGCGTGTATGCTGACTGCCTTTGTGGTGAGCAAGTTTTTCCCGCTTGATTTGAGTAAAGATCCTGTGTATCAAGAGCGACTAAAGGCTGGGCTTGTGAA
Proteins encoded:
- the aspA gene encoding aspartate ammonia-lyase — its product is MGKRVEHDFIGELEIADDVYYGVQTFRALQNFNITGDKLSGYPSFIKAFAQVKKAAALANNELKLLDDTKKDAICKACDRLIAGELRDQFVVDMIQGGAGTSTNMNTNEVVANLALEIMGHKKGDYQHCHPNDHVNLSQSTNDSYPTAIHVALYDELSALAKDMEVLKKSFENKSKEFKNVLKMGRTQLQDAVPMTLGQEFHTFAVMMGEDIARVLEARSLVTEINMGGTAIGTGINSHPDYPKIVQKYLCEVTGHPFKTADDLIEATQDTGAYVQVSGVLKRVAVKLSKVCNDLRLLSSGPRAGLNEINLPKMQPGSSIMPGKVNPVIPEVVNQVCYAVIGNDVTVSFASEGGQLQLNVFEPVIAYGLFNSISMMRNAMLTLASKCVDGITANEKVCSDFVYNSIGIVTALNPYIGYENSASIAKESLQTGKPVKEIALERKLLSKEQLDEIFQPQNMLNPHMSAEDKAKFQKNSPFA